The proteins below come from a single Zea mays cultivar B73 chromosome 8, Zm-B73-REFERENCE-NAM-5.0, whole genome shotgun sequence genomic window:
- the LOC103634873 gene encoding transcriptional corepressor LEUNIG isoform X1: protein MAHNVWEADKIRLDSYIYDYLLKRNLQNTAKAFQAESNVPSAPVSIDAPGGFLFEWWSVFWDVFIARTNEKHSDSATSYLESIKAREQQQQSQHQIQTQQLLLQRHAQQHPQEQQQWRQQKQQQRSENTDFPTSAQNGTVAADPPARQNDTTAGTLSAKVFEDRMKITVQRDVSEETSMKQRLTETICPLLESNPTSMLKSPARSSLASGPIFQRSAGGMSGSLQQAQFRSQPLLGSTQDIKAETNVALNQRAAGADGSLFGVPGSNQAGNNLTLKGWPLTGLEQLRSGFLQHKSYMYPAQPLQHQLQFLTPQQQHALIHVQAQQNATSPGDMDNRRLRMLFSSRNLVPGRDGQSTGFTEIVPSVGQSLQNMCLPMQRTETDMLMKKIAALQQQQPSNNLQQLLQHPLLSQQQQSSTYLEGEQEKMGAGIVTVAFAGNEQVSKNRNGRKRKHPISSSGPANSSGTTNTAGASPSSTPSTLSAHSPGETISTPLQHQNASSCTTLVVYGSEGPVPIGSPTNQLVDMDHYTEDDSMEDNLEPFLPHNGTNPRAAGSHCISSGKGYILREVSSAQASTSSVLCCHFSSDGKLIATGGHDKKVFLWNADTLKQKSMLEEHSLLITDVRFSPSTPRLATSSFDKTVRVWDADNHGYSIRTFTGHSASVMSLDFHPNKDDLICSCDGDNEIRFWSIKHGNAVRIFKGGSTQLRFQPRYGGLLATASDNVVSILDVERQACVRRFESHTKGVDSVCWDPTGEYVVSVSEDTVKVWSLNDESFVNELSCGGRKFSSCTFHPTYPSLLIIGCYQSLELWDMSENRSMTVAAHDSLVSALASSSSGLVASSGHDKYVKLWR from the exons ATGGCACATAATGTGTGGGAGGCGGACAAGAT CAGGTTGGATTCCTACATTTATGATTACCTGTTGAAGAGGAACCTGCAGAACACGGCGAAGGCATTCCAAGCCGAAAGCAACGTGCCTTCGGCTCCTGTTT CGATTGATGCGCCAGGGGGGTTTCTCTTCGAATGGTGGTCGGTTTTCTGGGACGTCTTCATTGCAAGAACGAACGAAAAACATTCCGATTCTGCCACTTCTTACCTTGAG TCAATTAAAGCACGGGAGCAGCAGCAACAATCGCAGCACCAGATCcagacgcagcaactcttgctacAGAGGCATGCGCAACAGCATCCGCAAGAGCAGCAGCAATGGCGGCAGCAGAAGCAACAGCAGCGCAGCGAAAACACTGATTTTCCAACTAGTGCCCAGAATGGTACTGTTGCTGCTGATCCACCAGCGCGACAAAATGATACAACTGCAGGTACTTTATCTGCAAAAGTATTTGAGGATAGAATGAAAATTACTGTTCAGAGGGACGTTTCAGAAGAGACTTCAATGAAG CAAAGGCTCACTGAAACCATTTGCCCATTACTGGAATCAAACCCAACTTCAATGCTAAAGTCACCTGCAAGATCATCTCTAGCTTCAGG GCCAATCTTCCAAAGATCAGCTGGGGGCATGTCCGGTTCATTACAGCAAGCTCAGTTCAGGAGCCAGCCACTTCTGGGATCAACACAG GATATTAAGGCGGAAACAAATGTAGCTTTGAACCAGAGAGCTGCAGGTGCAGATGGATCACTATTTGGAGTACCAG GCTCTAATCAGGCGGGGAACAATTTGACCTTGAAAGGATGGCCTCTCACA GGATTAGAACAGCTTCGATCTGGGTTTCTCCAGCACAAATCTTATATGTACCCGGCCCAGCCATTACAACACCAGCTCCAGTTTCTCACTCCTCAGCAGCAGCATGCTCTAAttcatgttcaagcacaacaaaaTGCCACTTCACCTGGAGACATGGATAACAGACGACTTCGGATGCTTTTTAGCAGCCGAAACTTGGTTCCTGGGAGAGATGGTCAATCAACTGGTTTCACTGAAATTGTTCCCAGTGTTGGCCAGTCATTGCAAAACATGTGCTTACCTATGCAGCGCACTGAGACAGATATGCTGATGAAG AAGATAGCTGCTCTACAGCAACAACAGCCGAGTAACAATCTGCAACAGCTCCTCCAACATCCATTACTGAGTCAGCAACAACAAAGCTCAACTTATCTTGAAGGTGAGCAGGAAAAAATGGGTGCTGGAATTGTAACAGTGGCTTTTGCTGGAAATGAACAG GTTTCTAAGAATCGAAATGGGCGAAAGCGCAAACATCCTATCTCCTCGTCTGGCCCAGCCAATAGCTCTGGTACTACAAATACTGCTGGTGCTTCCCCCAGTTCAACACCTTCAACTCTTTCTGCACATTCTCCCGGAGAAACAATATCAACACCATTGCAGCACCAAAATGCGAGCTCATGTACGACTTTAGTTGTTTATGGTTCTGAGGGTCCAGTACCAATAGGATCGCCGACCAATCAACTT GTTGATATGGATCACTATACCGAGGATGACTCCATGGAAGATAATTTAGAACCATTCTTGCCGCATAATGGCACAAATCCAAGAGCTGCTGGTAGCCATTGTATCAGTTCTGGAAAAG GATATATCCTTAGAGAGGTATCTTCAGCCCAAGCAAGCACAAGCAGTGTTCTGTGTTGTCATTTCTCGTCAGATGGAAAATTAATTGCTACTGGAGGTCACGATAAGAAG GTTTTCCTGTGGAATGCTGACACTCTGAAACAAAAATCAATGCTAGAGGAGCATTCTCTGCTCATAACTGATGTGCGCTTCAGCCCAAGCACTCCTCGCCTCGCCACATCTTCATTTGACAAAACTGTGAGGGTTTGGGATGCTGATAAC CATGGTTATTCAATTCGTACGTTCACTGGGCACTCAGCATCTGTTATGTCACTCGATTTCCACCCGAACAAGGATGACCTCATTTGTTCTTGCGATGGGGACAACGAGATACGGTTCTGGAGCATCAAGCATGGAAATGCTGTCCGAATTTTCAAG GGAGGTTCGACCCAGCTGAGATTCCAACCACGTTATGGAGGACTCCTTGCAACGGCTTCAGACAATGTAGTCTCTATCCTGGATGTGGAGAGGCAAGCTTGCGTGAGGAGATTTGAG AGCCACACTAAGGGCGTCGATTCCGTGTGCTGGGATCCCACCGGCGAGTACGTGGTGTCTGTCAGTGAAGACACGGTGAAGGTGTGGTCTTTGAACGACGAGAGCTTCGTGAACGAGCTTAGCTGCGGCGGGAGAAAGTTCAGTTCGTGCACTTTCCATCCTACGTACCCATCCTTGCTTATCATTGGCTGTTACCAG tctctggaGCTGTGGGACATGTCCGAGAACCGGAGCATGACTGTTGCAGCGCACGACAGCCTCGTCTCGGCCCTGGCATCGTCGAGCTCCGGCCTGGTTGCTTCGAGTGGCCATGACAAGTATGTCAAGCTGTGGAGATGA
- the LOC103634873 gene encoding transcriptional corepressor LEUNIG isoform X2, with product MAHNVWEADKMLDSYIYDYLLKRNLQNTAKAFQAESNVPSAPVSIDAPGGFLFEWWSVFWDVFIARTNEKHSDSATSYLESIKAREQQQQSQHQIQTQQLLLQRHAQQHPQEQQQWRQQKQQQRSENTDFPTSAQNGTVAADPPARQNDTTAGTLSAKVFEDRMKITVQRDVSEETSMKQRLTETICPLLESNPTSMLKSPARSSLASGPIFQRSAGGMSGSLQQAQFRSQPLLGSTQDIKAETNVALNQRAAGADGSLFGVPGSNQAGNNLTLKGWPLTGLEQLRSGFLQHKSYMYPAQPLQHQLQFLTPQQQHALIHVQAQQNATSPGDMDNRRLRMLFSSRNLVPGRDGQSTGFTEIVPSVGQSLQNMCLPMQRTETDMLMKKIAALQQQQPSNNLQQLLQHPLLSQQQQSSTYLEGEQEKMGAGIVTVAFAGNEQVSKNRNGRKRKHPISSSGPANSSGTTNTAGASPSSTPSTLSAHSPGETISTPLQHQNASSCTTLVVYGSEGPVPIGSPTNQLVDMDHYTEDDSMEDNLEPFLPHNGTNPRAAGSHCISSGKGYILREVSSAQASTSSVLCCHFSSDGKLIATGGHDKKVFLWNADTLKQKSMLEEHSLLITDVRFSPSTPRLATSSFDKTVRVWDADNHGYSIRTFTGHSASVMSLDFHPNKDDLICSCDGDNEIRFWSIKHGNAVRIFKGGSTQLRFQPRYGGLLATASDNVVSILDVERQACVRRFESHTKGVDSVCWDPTGEYVVSVSEDTVKVWSLNDESFVNELSCGGRKFSSCTFHPTYPSLLIIGCYQSLELWDMSENRSMTVAAHDSLVSALASSSSGLVASSGHDKYVKLWR from the exons ATGGCACATAATGTGTGGGAGGCGGACAAGAT GTTGGATTCCTACATTTATGATTACCTGTTGAAGAGGAACCTGCAGAACACGGCGAAGGCATTCCAAGCCGAAAGCAACGTGCCTTCGGCTCCTGTTT CGATTGATGCGCCAGGGGGGTTTCTCTTCGAATGGTGGTCGGTTTTCTGGGACGTCTTCATTGCAAGAACGAACGAAAAACATTCCGATTCTGCCACTTCTTACCTTGAG TCAATTAAAGCACGGGAGCAGCAGCAACAATCGCAGCACCAGATCcagacgcagcaactcttgctacAGAGGCATGCGCAACAGCATCCGCAAGAGCAGCAGCAATGGCGGCAGCAGAAGCAACAGCAGCGCAGCGAAAACACTGATTTTCCAACTAGTGCCCAGAATGGTACTGTTGCTGCTGATCCACCAGCGCGACAAAATGATACAACTGCAGGTACTTTATCTGCAAAAGTATTTGAGGATAGAATGAAAATTACTGTTCAGAGGGACGTTTCAGAAGAGACTTCAATGAAG CAAAGGCTCACTGAAACCATTTGCCCATTACTGGAATCAAACCCAACTTCAATGCTAAAGTCACCTGCAAGATCATCTCTAGCTTCAGG GCCAATCTTCCAAAGATCAGCTGGGGGCATGTCCGGTTCATTACAGCAAGCTCAGTTCAGGAGCCAGCCACTTCTGGGATCAACACAG GATATTAAGGCGGAAACAAATGTAGCTTTGAACCAGAGAGCTGCAGGTGCAGATGGATCACTATTTGGAGTACCAG GCTCTAATCAGGCGGGGAACAATTTGACCTTGAAAGGATGGCCTCTCACA GGATTAGAACAGCTTCGATCTGGGTTTCTCCAGCACAAATCTTATATGTACCCGGCCCAGCCATTACAACACCAGCTCCAGTTTCTCACTCCTCAGCAGCAGCATGCTCTAAttcatgttcaagcacaacaaaaTGCCACTTCACCTGGAGACATGGATAACAGACGACTTCGGATGCTTTTTAGCAGCCGAAACTTGGTTCCTGGGAGAGATGGTCAATCAACTGGTTTCACTGAAATTGTTCCCAGTGTTGGCCAGTCATTGCAAAACATGTGCTTACCTATGCAGCGCACTGAGACAGATATGCTGATGAAG AAGATAGCTGCTCTACAGCAACAACAGCCGAGTAACAATCTGCAACAGCTCCTCCAACATCCATTACTGAGTCAGCAACAACAAAGCTCAACTTATCTTGAAGGTGAGCAGGAAAAAATGGGTGCTGGAATTGTAACAGTGGCTTTTGCTGGAAATGAACAG GTTTCTAAGAATCGAAATGGGCGAAAGCGCAAACATCCTATCTCCTCGTCTGGCCCAGCCAATAGCTCTGGTACTACAAATACTGCTGGTGCTTCCCCCAGTTCAACACCTTCAACTCTTTCTGCACATTCTCCCGGAGAAACAATATCAACACCATTGCAGCACCAAAATGCGAGCTCATGTACGACTTTAGTTGTTTATGGTTCTGAGGGTCCAGTACCAATAGGATCGCCGACCAATCAACTT GTTGATATGGATCACTATACCGAGGATGACTCCATGGAAGATAATTTAGAACCATTCTTGCCGCATAATGGCACAAATCCAAGAGCTGCTGGTAGCCATTGTATCAGTTCTGGAAAAG GATATATCCTTAGAGAGGTATCTTCAGCCCAAGCAAGCACAAGCAGTGTTCTGTGTTGTCATTTCTCGTCAGATGGAAAATTAATTGCTACTGGAGGTCACGATAAGAAG GTTTTCCTGTGGAATGCTGACACTCTGAAACAAAAATCAATGCTAGAGGAGCATTCTCTGCTCATAACTGATGTGCGCTTCAGCCCAAGCACTCCTCGCCTCGCCACATCTTCATTTGACAAAACTGTGAGGGTTTGGGATGCTGATAAC CATGGTTATTCAATTCGTACGTTCACTGGGCACTCAGCATCTGTTATGTCACTCGATTTCCACCCGAACAAGGATGACCTCATTTGTTCTTGCGATGGGGACAACGAGATACGGTTCTGGAGCATCAAGCATGGAAATGCTGTCCGAATTTTCAAG GGAGGTTCGACCCAGCTGAGATTCCAACCACGTTATGGAGGACTCCTTGCAACGGCTTCAGACAATGTAGTCTCTATCCTGGATGTGGAGAGGCAAGCTTGCGTGAGGAGATTTGAG AGCCACACTAAGGGCGTCGATTCCGTGTGCTGGGATCCCACCGGCGAGTACGTGGTGTCTGTCAGTGAAGACACGGTGAAGGTGTGGTCTTTGAACGACGAGAGCTTCGTGAACGAGCTTAGCTGCGGCGGGAGAAAGTTCAGTTCGTGCACTTTCCATCCTACGTACCCATCCTTGCTTATCATTGGCTGTTACCAG tctctggaGCTGTGGGACATGTCCGAGAACCGGAGCATGACTGTTGCAGCGCACGACAGCCTCGTCTCGGCCCTGGCATCGTCGAGCTCCGGCCTGGTTGCTTCGAGTGGCCATGACAAGTATGTCAAGCTGTGGAGATGA
- the LOC103634873 gene encoding transcriptional corepressor LEUNIG isoform X4 gives MAHNVWEADKMLDSYIYDYLLKRNLQNTAKAFQAESNVPSAPVSIDAPGGFLFEWWSVFWDVFIARTNEKHSDSATSYLESIKAREQQQQSQHQIQTQQLLLQRHAQQHPQEQQQWRQQKQQQRSENTDFPTSAQNGTVAADPPARQNDTTAGTLSAKVFEDRMKITVQRDVSEETSMKQRLTETICPLLESNPTSMLKSPARSSLASGPIFQRSAGGMSGSLQQAQFRSQPLLGSTQDIKAETNVALNQRAAGADGSLFGVPGSNQAGNNLTLKGWPLTGLEQLRSGFLQHKSYMYPAQPLQHQLQFLTPQQQHALIHVQAQQNATSPGDMDNRRLRMLFSSRNLVPGRDGQSTGFTEIVPSVGQSLQNMCLPMQRTETDMLMKIAALQQQQPSNNLQQLLQHPLLSQQQQSSTYLEGEQEKMGAGIVTVAFAGNEQVSKNRNGRKRKHPISSSGPANSSGTTNTAGASPSSTPSTLSAHSPGETISTPLQHQNASSCTTLVVYGSEGPVPIGSPTNQLVDMDHYTEDDSMEDNLEPFLPHNGTNPRAAGSHCISSGKGYILREVSSAQASTSSVLCCHFSSDGKLIATGGHDKKVFLWNADTLKQKSMLEEHSLLITDVRFSPSTPRLATSSFDKTVRVWDADNHGYSIRTFTGHSASVMSLDFHPNKDDLICSCDGDNEIRFWSIKHGNAVRIFKGGSTQLRFQPRYGGLLATASDNVVSILDVERQACVRRFESHTKGVDSVCWDPTGEYVVSVSEDTVKVWSLNDESFVNELSCGGRKFSSCTFHPTYPSLLIIGCYQSLELWDMSENRSMTVAAHDSLVSALASSSSGLVASSGHDKYVKLWR, from the exons ATGGCACATAATGTGTGGGAGGCGGACAAGAT GTTGGATTCCTACATTTATGATTACCTGTTGAAGAGGAACCTGCAGAACACGGCGAAGGCATTCCAAGCCGAAAGCAACGTGCCTTCGGCTCCTGTTT CGATTGATGCGCCAGGGGGGTTTCTCTTCGAATGGTGGTCGGTTTTCTGGGACGTCTTCATTGCAAGAACGAACGAAAAACATTCCGATTCTGCCACTTCTTACCTTGAG TCAATTAAAGCACGGGAGCAGCAGCAACAATCGCAGCACCAGATCcagacgcagcaactcttgctacAGAGGCATGCGCAACAGCATCCGCAAGAGCAGCAGCAATGGCGGCAGCAGAAGCAACAGCAGCGCAGCGAAAACACTGATTTTCCAACTAGTGCCCAGAATGGTACTGTTGCTGCTGATCCACCAGCGCGACAAAATGATACAACTGCAGGTACTTTATCTGCAAAAGTATTTGAGGATAGAATGAAAATTACTGTTCAGAGGGACGTTTCAGAAGAGACTTCAATGAAG CAAAGGCTCACTGAAACCATTTGCCCATTACTGGAATCAAACCCAACTTCAATGCTAAAGTCACCTGCAAGATCATCTCTAGCTTCAGG GCCAATCTTCCAAAGATCAGCTGGGGGCATGTCCGGTTCATTACAGCAAGCTCAGTTCAGGAGCCAGCCACTTCTGGGATCAACACAG GATATTAAGGCGGAAACAAATGTAGCTTTGAACCAGAGAGCTGCAGGTGCAGATGGATCACTATTTGGAGTACCAG GCTCTAATCAGGCGGGGAACAATTTGACCTTGAAAGGATGGCCTCTCACA GGATTAGAACAGCTTCGATCTGGGTTTCTCCAGCACAAATCTTATATGTACCCGGCCCAGCCATTACAACACCAGCTCCAGTTTCTCACTCCTCAGCAGCAGCATGCTCTAAttcatgttcaagcacaacaaaaTGCCACTTCACCTGGAGACATGGATAACAGACGACTTCGGATGCTTTTTAGCAGCCGAAACTTGGTTCCTGGGAGAGATGGTCAATCAACTGGTTTCACTGAAATTGTTCCCAGTGTTGGCCAGTCATTGCAAAACATGTGCTTACCTATGCAGCGCACTGAGACAGATATGCTGATGAAG ATAGCTGCTCTACAGCAACAACAGCCGAGTAACAATCTGCAACAGCTCCTCCAACATCCATTACTGAGTCAGCAACAACAAAGCTCAACTTATCTTGAAGGTGAGCAGGAAAAAATGGGTGCTGGAATTGTAACAGTGGCTTTTGCTGGAAATGAACAG GTTTCTAAGAATCGAAATGGGCGAAAGCGCAAACATCCTATCTCCTCGTCTGGCCCAGCCAATAGCTCTGGTACTACAAATACTGCTGGTGCTTCCCCCAGTTCAACACCTTCAACTCTTTCTGCACATTCTCCCGGAGAAACAATATCAACACCATTGCAGCACCAAAATGCGAGCTCATGTACGACTTTAGTTGTTTATGGTTCTGAGGGTCCAGTACCAATAGGATCGCCGACCAATCAACTT GTTGATATGGATCACTATACCGAGGATGACTCCATGGAAGATAATTTAGAACCATTCTTGCCGCATAATGGCACAAATCCAAGAGCTGCTGGTAGCCATTGTATCAGTTCTGGAAAAG GATATATCCTTAGAGAGGTATCTTCAGCCCAAGCAAGCACAAGCAGTGTTCTGTGTTGTCATTTCTCGTCAGATGGAAAATTAATTGCTACTGGAGGTCACGATAAGAAG GTTTTCCTGTGGAATGCTGACACTCTGAAACAAAAATCAATGCTAGAGGAGCATTCTCTGCTCATAACTGATGTGCGCTTCAGCCCAAGCACTCCTCGCCTCGCCACATCTTCATTTGACAAAACTGTGAGGGTTTGGGATGCTGATAAC CATGGTTATTCAATTCGTACGTTCACTGGGCACTCAGCATCTGTTATGTCACTCGATTTCCACCCGAACAAGGATGACCTCATTTGTTCTTGCGATGGGGACAACGAGATACGGTTCTGGAGCATCAAGCATGGAAATGCTGTCCGAATTTTCAAG GGAGGTTCGACCCAGCTGAGATTCCAACCACGTTATGGAGGACTCCTTGCAACGGCTTCAGACAATGTAGTCTCTATCCTGGATGTGGAGAGGCAAGCTTGCGTGAGGAGATTTGAG AGCCACACTAAGGGCGTCGATTCCGTGTGCTGGGATCCCACCGGCGAGTACGTGGTGTCTGTCAGTGAAGACACGGTGAAGGTGTGGTCTTTGAACGACGAGAGCTTCGTGAACGAGCTTAGCTGCGGCGGGAGAAAGTTCAGTTCGTGCACTTTCCATCCTACGTACCCATCCTTGCTTATCATTGGCTGTTACCAG tctctggaGCTGTGGGACATGTCCGAGAACCGGAGCATGACTGTTGCAGCGCACGACAGCCTCGTCTCGGCCCTGGCATCGTCGAGCTCCGGCCTGGTTGCTTCGAGTGGCCATGACAAGTATGTCAAGCTGTGGAGATGA
- the LOC103634873 gene encoding transcriptional corepressor LEUNIG isoform X3 has translation MAHNVWEADKIRLDSYIYDYLLKRNLQNTAKAFQAESNVPSAPVSIDAPGGFLFEWWSVFWDVFIARTNEKHSDSATSYLESIKAREQQQQSQHQIQTQQLLLQRHAQQHPQEQQQWRQQKQQQRSENTDFPTSAQNGTVAADPPARQNDTTAGTLSAKVFEDRMKITVQRDVSEETSMKQRLTETICPLLESNPTSMLKSPARSSLASGPIFQRSAGGMSGSLQQAQFRSQPLLGSTQDIKAETNVALNQRAAGADGSLFGVPGSNQAGNNLTLKGWPLTGLEQLRSGFLQHKSYMYPAQPLQHQLQFLTPQQQHALIHVQAQQNATSPGDMDNRRLRMLFSSRNLVPGRDGQSTGFTEIVPSVGQSLQNMCLPMQRTETDMLMKIAALQQQQPSNNLQQLLQHPLLSQQQQSSTYLEGEQEKMGAGIVTVAFAGNEQVSKNRNGRKRKHPISSSGPANSSGTTNTAGASPSSTPSTLSAHSPGETISTPLQHQNASSCTTLVVYGSEGPVPIGSPTNQLVDMDHYTEDDSMEDNLEPFLPHNGTNPRAAGSHCISSGKGYILREVSSAQASTSSVLCCHFSSDGKLIATGGHDKKVFLWNADTLKQKSMLEEHSLLITDVRFSPSTPRLATSSFDKTVRVWDADNHGYSIRTFTGHSASVMSLDFHPNKDDLICSCDGDNEIRFWSIKHGNAVRIFKGGSTQLRFQPRYGGLLATASDNVVSILDVERQACVRRFESHTKGVDSVCWDPTGEYVVSVSEDTVKVWSLNDESFVNELSCGGRKFSSCTFHPTYPSLLIIGCYQSLELWDMSENRSMTVAAHDSLVSALASSSSGLVASSGHDKYVKLWR, from the exons ATGGCACATAATGTGTGGGAGGCGGACAAGAT CAGGTTGGATTCCTACATTTATGATTACCTGTTGAAGAGGAACCTGCAGAACACGGCGAAGGCATTCCAAGCCGAAAGCAACGTGCCTTCGGCTCCTGTTT CGATTGATGCGCCAGGGGGGTTTCTCTTCGAATGGTGGTCGGTTTTCTGGGACGTCTTCATTGCAAGAACGAACGAAAAACATTCCGATTCTGCCACTTCTTACCTTGAG TCAATTAAAGCACGGGAGCAGCAGCAACAATCGCAGCACCAGATCcagacgcagcaactcttgctacAGAGGCATGCGCAACAGCATCCGCAAGAGCAGCAGCAATGGCGGCAGCAGAAGCAACAGCAGCGCAGCGAAAACACTGATTTTCCAACTAGTGCCCAGAATGGTACTGTTGCTGCTGATCCACCAGCGCGACAAAATGATACAACTGCAGGTACTTTATCTGCAAAAGTATTTGAGGATAGAATGAAAATTACTGTTCAGAGGGACGTTTCAGAAGAGACTTCAATGAAG CAAAGGCTCACTGAAACCATTTGCCCATTACTGGAATCAAACCCAACTTCAATGCTAAAGTCACCTGCAAGATCATCTCTAGCTTCAGG GCCAATCTTCCAAAGATCAGCTGGGGGCATGTCCGGTTCATTACAGCAAGCTCAGTTCAGGAGCCAGCCACTTCTGGGATCAACACAG GATATTAAGGCGGAAACAAATGTAGCTTTGAACCAGAGAGCTGCAGGTGCAGATGGATCACTATTTGGAGTACCAG GCTCTAATCAGGCGGGGAACAATTTGACCTTGAAAGGATGGCCTCTCACA GGATTAGAACAGCTTCGATCTGGGTTTCTCCAGCACAAATCTTATATGTACCCGGCCCAGCCATTACAACACCAGCTCCAGTTTCTCACTCCTCAGCAGCAGCATGCTCTAAttcatgttcaagcacaacaaaaTGCCACTTCACCTGGAGACATGGATAACAGACGACTTCGGATGCTTTTTAGCAGCCGAAACTTGGTTCCTGGGAGAGATGGTCAATCAACTGGTTTCACTGAAATTGTTCCCAGTGTTGGCCAGTCATTGCAAAACATGTGCTTACCTATGCAGCGCACTGAGACAGATATGCTGATGAAG ATAGCTGCTCTACAGCAACAACAGCCGAGTAACAATCTGCAACAGCTCCTCCAACATCCATTACTGAGTCAGCAACAACAAAGCTCAACTTATCTTGAAGGTGAGCAGGAAAAAATGGGTGCTGGAATTGTAACAGTGGCTTTTGCTGGAAATGAACAG GTTTCTAAGAATCGAAATGGGCGAAAGCGCAAACATCCTATCTCCTCGTCTGGCCCAGCCAATAGCTCTGGTACTACAAATACTGCTGGTGCTTCCCCCAGTTCAACACCTTCAACTCTTTCTGCACATTCTCCCGGAGAAACAATATCAACACCATTGCAGCACCAAAATGCGAGCTCATGTACGACTTTAGTTGTTTATGGTTCTGAGGGTCCAGTACCAATAGGATCGCCGACCAATCAACTT GTTGATATGGATCACTATACCGAGGATGACTCCATGGAAGATAATTTAGAACCATTCTTGCCGCATAATGGCACAAATCCAAGAGCTGCTGGTAGCCATTGTATCAGTTCTGGAAAAG GATATATCCTTAGAGAGGTATCTTCAGCCCAAGCAAGCACAAGCAGTGTTCTGTGTTGTCATTTCTCGTCAGATGGAAAATTAATTGCTACTGGAGGTCACGATAAGAAG GTTTTCCTGTGGAATGCTGACACTCTGAAACAAAAATCAATGCTAGAGGAGCATTCTCTGCTCATAACTGATGTGCGCTTCAGCCCAAGCACTCCTCGCCTCGCCACATCTTCATTTGACAAAACTGTGAGGGTTTGGGATGCTGATAAC CATGGTTATTCAATTCGTACGTTCACTGGGCACTCAGCATCTGTTATGTCACTCGATTTCCACCCGAACAAGGATGACCTCATTTGTTCTTGCGATGGGGACAACGAGATACGGTTCTGGAGCATCAAGCATGGAAATGCTGTCCGAATTTTCAAG GGAGGTTCGACCCAGCTGAGATTCCAACCACGTTATGGAGGACTCCTTGCAACGGCTTCAGACAATGTAGTCTCTATCCTGGATGTGGAGAGGCAAGCTTGCGTGAGGAGATTTGAG AGCCACACTAAGGGCGTCGATTCCGTGTGCTGGGATCCCACCGGCGAGTACGTGGTGTCTGTCAGTGAAGACACGGTGAAGGTGTGGTCTTTGAACGACGAGAGCTTCGTGAACGAGCTTAGCTGCGGCGGGAGAAAGTTCAGTTCGTGCACTTTCCATCCTACGTACCCATCCTTGCTTATCATTGGCTGTTACCAG tctctggaGCTGTGGGACATGTCCGAGAACCGGAGCATGACTGTTGCAGCGCACGACAGCCTCGTCTCGGCCCTGGCATCGTCGAGCTCCGGCCTGGTTGCTTCGAGTGGCCATGACAAGTATGTCAAGCTGTGGAGATGA